One genomic region from Melioribacteraceae bacterium 4301-Me encodes:
- a CDS encoding flagellar export protein FliJ, translated as MTAFVYKYETVKKVKEQKKNLAQSALSDVEKEILQLMDEVKKLNKNLTDAVFESAKAKTIGEILFKKNHELLILKKIDSLNKKIEQLKNKREILRQDLIQKTKEHKIFDTLENNFKEQFKYEQNKKENKQLDEISVQKFTRG; from the coding sequence ATGACCGCATTTGTATACAAATATGAAACAGTAAAAAAAGTAAAAGAACAAAAGAAAAATTTAGCACAGTCAGCTTTAAGTGATGTAGAAAAAGAAATTTTGCAGTTAATGGACGAAGTTAAGAAACTAAATAAAAATTTAACAGATGCAGTGTTTGAAAGTGCTAAAGCGAAAACTATTGGAGAAATACTTTTTAAGAAAAATCATGAACTGCTTATTCTAAAGAAAATAGACTCGTTGAACAAAAAAATAGAACAGCTGAAAAATAAAAGGGAAATATTGCGTCAAGATTTAATACAAAAAACTAAAGAGCATAAAATATTTGATACCCTTGAAAATAACTTTAAAGAGCAATTCAAGTATGAACAAAATAAGAAAGAGAATAAACAGCTTGATGAAATATCGGTACAGAAATTTACGCGAGGCTGA
- the fliG gene encoding flagellar motor switch protein FliG codes for MSETDKLQVRDNRTPTIKGVQKAALLMVALDVETAAEVFKFLDTADVEMISAEISQVKNTPSNVVDQVLTEFYNMVTAREYMLEGGIEYAQAILEKSFGINKAIEIIEKVKNLTTLKGFDVLKKADSTQLINFLNKEHPQTIALILSHLSPDQTASALKEMPEDLRVEVAYRIATLGKVSPQTLKRIEKVVDEMAGLTMSQSISKLGGPQALASILNRSSISMSKEVLEKIEEIDSTVAVEVQRLMLLFEDLIHMHDKDLQKVLQNIERKDLVLALKTADERLKNKIFSNMSERASDLIKEELQYMGMVKLKEVEAAQARIMEVVKTMEENGEISLNIRGSMEDIYV; via the coding sequence ATGAGTGAAACAGATAAATTACAAGTAAGAGATAACAGAACACCTACAATCAAAGGTGTTCAAAAAGCAGCTTTACTAATGGTTGCTCTTGATGTAGAGACCGCAGCCGAAGTGTTTAAGTTTTTAGATACTGCTGATGTTGAGATGATATCAGCAGAAATCTCTCAAGTGAAAAATACTCCTTCAAATGTTGTTGACCAGGTATTAACTGAGTTTTACAATATGGTTACGGCAAGGGAATACATGCTTGAAGGAGGAATTGAATATGCACAAGCCATACTCGAAAAATCTTTTGGTATCAACAAAGCCATTGAAATTATTGAAAAGGTGAAAAACCTTACAACTCTTAAAGGTTTTGATGTACTTAAGAAAGCGGATTCTACACAATTAATAAATTTTCTAAATAAAGAGCACCCTCAAACAATAGCCCTTATTTTGTCTCATTTAAGTCCCGACCAGACAGCAAGCGCATTAAAAGAAATGCCAGAGGATTTAAGGGTAGAAGTAGCTTACAGAATTGCTACGCTTGGAAAAGTTTCACCGCAAACACTTAAACGAATTGAAAAAGTTGTTGATGAAATGGCGGGACTTACAATGAGCCAGTCAATTAGTAAACTTGGAGGGCCGCAAGCCCTTGCCTCAATTCTAAATAGGTCTAGTATTTCTATGAGTAAAGAAGTACTTGAAAAAATTGAAGAAATAGATTCAACCGTAGCAGTAGAAGTACAAAGGTTGATGCTGCTATTTGAAGATTTAATTCACATGCATGATAAGGATCTTCAAAAAGTGCTGCAAAATATCGAGAGAAAGGACCTTGTTTTAGCCTTGAAAACGGCAGATGAGAGATTAAAAAATAAAATTTTCTCAAATATGTCTGAACGGGCATCGGATTTAATTAAAGAAGAACTTCAATACATGGGTATGGTTAAACTAAAAGAAGTTGAAGCTGCTCAAGCAAGAATTATGGAAGTAGTAAAGACTATGGAAGAAAACGGTGAAATTTCTCTTAATATACGCGGTAGCATGGAAGATATTTATGTCTAG
- a CDS encoding chemotaxis response regulator protein-glutamate methylesterase: protein MNNKIKVLIVDDSAFMRKSLTLMLESDDSIEIIDTARDGLDALEKVQKYRPDVVTLDIEMPKMDGLTVLKKIMSDFPTPVLMVSSLTEEGAESTIKALELGAVDFIPKGKSFVNIDFVKLKEEIIYKVKSIAHKKKIQETYNRINKLSIAKPSQKLTYDEAKIGNNFKAVCIGISTGGPFTLQKLLPQISPKLLSPIFIVQHMPPKFTASLANRLNSLCQLEVKEGENLEIVKKGTIYIAPGGKQMMVAKNSKDEIVINISDYPNDTLHKPSVDVLFESAADIYKSYLLSVVMTGMGRDGTKGVEKIKKYGGKCIAQDEESCVVYGMPKSVVEAGLADAVAPLEKIPNLINMGA from the coding sequence ATGAATAATAAAATTAAAGTATTGATCGTAGATGATTCTGCATTTATGCGTAAGTCGTTGACTCTTATGCTTGAGAGTGATGATTCCATAGAAATTATAGATACTGCAAGGGATGGGTTAGATGCTTTAGAGAAAGTTCAAAAGTATAGACCTGATGTTGTTACGCTTGATATTGAAATGCCTAAAATGGATGGGCTTACAGTTCTTAAAAAGATAATGAGTGATTTTCCTACTCCAGTACTTATGGTTAGTTCACTTACCGAAGAAGGGGCGGAAAGCACGATAAAAGCTCTTGAACTTGGCGCGGTCGATTTCATTCCCAAAGGGAAATCCTTTGTAAATATCGATTTTGTAAAACTTAAAGAAGAGATAATTTACAAAGTAAAATCAATTGCTCATAAAAAAAAGATACAAGAAACTTACAACAGAATAAACAAGTTAAGTATAGCTAAGCCATCTCAAAAATTAACTTATGATGAAGCTAAGATTGGGAATAATTTTAAAGCAGTTTGTATTGGGATTTCAACAGGCGGACCGTTTACACTTCAAAAATTACTGCCGCAAATTTCACCGAAATTGTTAAGTCCAATTTTCATAGTACAACATATGCCGCCTAAATTTACAGCTTCGCTGGCAAATCGTCTTAATTCGCTTTGTCAACTTGAAGTTAAAGAAGGGGAAAACTTGGAAATTGTAAAAAAGGGAACAATTTATATTGCACCAGGTGGAAAACAAATGATGGTTGCTAAAAATAGCAAGGACGAAATTGTAATTAACATTTCTGATTACCCTAATGATACATTGCATAAGCCTTCAGTCGACGTTCTTTTTGAATCTGCAGCTGATATTTATAAGAGTTATTTACTCAGTGTTGTTATGACTGGCATGGGAAGAGATGGTACTAAAGGCGTTGAAAAGATTAAAAAATACGGTGGAAAGTGTATTGCGCAGGACGAAGAGAGTTGTGTTGTTTACGGTATGCCGAAATCGGTTGTAGAGGCTGGTTTAGCCGATGCAGTAGCACCACTGGAAAAAATTCCTAACTTAATTAATATGGGAGCTTGA
- the fliE gene encoding flagellar hook-basal body complex protein FliE → MKIGELSNSLPLLGQTEKNRTNNKEDFQNLITNLISSVKDSQLEAEKATEKYINGEDIPLHEVMIAGEKAKTNLELLMEIRNKAIDMYKELIRMPI, encoded by the coding sequence ATGAAAATAGGTGAGTTATCTAATTCGTTGCCTTTATTAGGGCAGACAGAAAAAAACAGAACGAACAATAAAGAGGATTTTCAGAATCTTATTACAAATCTTATTAGCAGCGTAAAAGATTCCCAATTAGAAGCAGAAAAAGCTACAGAAAAATATATAAACGGTGAAGATATTCCCCTGCACGAAGTAATGATAGCAGGTGAAAAAGCTAAAACAAATTTAGAGCTGCTAATGGAAATTAGAAATAAAGCTATTGACATGTACAAAGAACTAATTAGAATGCCTATTTAG
- the fliF gene encoding flagellar basal-body MS-ring/collar protein FliF, translated as MNKNPFSELLQLFNKLAPQQKILIGGAAIVVIVLFGVFISIINEPNYATLYSNISEEDASKVVDYLNSQKIAFKLESGGRTIKVPQEVVYEVRLALASKGIPSSGVIGYEIFDKNTMGMSEFMQKLNFKRALEGELSRTIMQQEGVLGARVMIVMPEKSIFKDEEKSPSASVVLKLKPGYSLSPTNITAIVNLVASSVEGLTQSKVTIIDTQGHLLSKNNDDNSLIAATSTQYELKQSVEKYLSQKAQKILDNVLGYGNSAVQVSVDLNFDQVEKTMEQYDPDSQVAISEQTIKSENNGKKLNDSTANVSQNTITNYEINKSIQKVIEGTGNIKRISIAAVVNDIPQEIEKNGKKEITYQQRTQEQLNKFGLIIKNALGFDESRGDSFSIVSFPFEQNNMNAFNLPQIEKNNTFIPEDVDKWINLVLIIVAIGASLFIIKKLMQRLKTERILLTPIKGEQMSDIIALQPAPENEPNLNQQAVKKKKLPIHIGDIEDEISDEALRKKTQQEKIANYVSKNPMDAAKLINSWLHEDE; from the coding sequence ATGAACAAAAACCCTTTTAGTGAATTACTGCAATTATTTAACAAATTAGCCCCGCAGCAAAAAATTTTAATTGGTGGTGCTGCAATTGTCGTTATTGTCCTATTTGGTGTTTTTATAAGTATCATAAATGAACCCAACTACGCCACTCTTTATTCCAACATTTCTGAAGAAGATGCTTCGAAGGTTGTTGATTACCTAAATTCTCAGAAAATAGCATTTAAACTTGAAAGCGGAGGCAGAACAATAAAAGTACCTCAAGAAGTTGTTTATGAGGTGAGATTGGCGCTGGCAAGCAAGGGAATTCCATCTTCAGGTGTAATTGGCTATGAAATTTTTGATAAGAATACTATGGGTATGTCAGAATTTATGCAGAAGCTGAATTTTAAACGGGCACTTGAAGGGGAATTATCCAGAACTATTATGCAGCAAGAAGGAGTTTTAGGTGCACGTGTTATGATTGTTATGCCCGAAAAATCAATATTTAAAGATGAAGAGAAATCTCCTTCTGCTTCTGTAGTTTTAAAGTTAAAACCGGGTTATAGTTTATCGCCGACAAACATCACTGCTATTGTTAATCTTGTTGCAAGCAGTGTAGAAGGGTTAACACAAAGCAAAGTAACAATAATAGATACACAAGGACATTTGCTTTCCAAAAATAATGATGATAATTCACTAATTGCAGCAACCTCCACGCAATATGAGCTAAAACAATCTGTAGAAAAGTATTTAAGTCAAAAAGCCCAAAAAATTTTAGATAATGTTCTTGGGTACGGCAATTCAGCAGTGCAGGTAAGCGTAGACTTAAATTTTGACCAAGTGGAAAAAACAATGGAACAGTACGACCCCGATTCACAAGTTGCAATTAGCGAACAAACTATAAAGTCTGAAAATAATGGTAAAAAGTTAAATGACTCGACTGCTAATGTAAGTCAAAATACAATTACTAATTACGAAATTAACAAGTCAATACAAAAAGTAATAGAAGGAACTGGAAACATTAAAAGAATAAGCATTGCAGCGGTTGTAAATGATATACCTCAAGAAATAGAAAAGAACGGCAAAAAGGAAATAACTTATCAGCAAAGAACACAAGAGCAGCTTAATAAATTTGGTTTAATAATAAAAAATGCTTTGGGATTTGATGAGTCGAGAGGCGATAGTTTTTCAATTGTAAGTTTTCCCTTCGAACAAAATAACATGAACGCGTTTAATCTGCCGCAAATTGAAAAAAATAACACGTTTATTCCAGAAGATGTTGATAAATGGATTAATTTAGTTTTGATTATTGTAGCTATCGGCGCTTCATTATTCATAATTAAAAAATTAATGCAAAGATTAAAAACCGAAAGAATATTACTTACTCCAATTAAAGGTGAACAAATGAGTGATATAATTGCATTGCAGCCTGCACCAGAAAATGAACCGAATTTGAATCAACAAGCAGTAAAAAAGAAAAAGCTGCCAATTCATATTGGGGATATTGAAGATGAAATCTCAGATGAAGCTTTAAGGAAAAAAACTCAACAGGAAAAAATTGCTAATTACGTTTCTAAAAATCCAATGGACGCAGCAAAACTAATAAATTCTTGGTTGCACGAAGATGAGTGA
- the flgB gene encoding flagellar basal body rod protein FlgB, which translates to MITKKGFAVSVSNIKLLEKFLNYCSVKNQVISKNIANAATENYHREDVKFNAFFNDELNSLLKVTEPQHIKSIEGVNHSEFEITEDKPDAYLLNGNNVDIEKEMAELAKNTLNYRFAAKKINNYFKTLQSVIKGGGQQ; encoded by the coding sequence TTGATAACAAAAAAGGGATTCGCAGTGTCGGTATCTAACATAAAGCTGCTCGAAAAATTTCTTAATTACTGTTCAGTTAAAAATCAAGTTATAAGTAAAAACATAGCCAATGCAGCTACAGAAAATTATCACAGAGAGGATGTAAAGTTCAATGCTTTTTTCAACGATGAGCTAAATTCTTTGCTGAAGGTAACCGAGCCACAGCATATTAAGTCAATAGAAGGTGTAAATCATTCGGAATTTGAGATAACAGAAGATAAGCCTGATGCTTATCTGTTAAATGGAAATAATGTAGATATAGAAAAAGAAATGGCAGAACTTGCGAAGAACACACTTAACTACCGATTCGCTGCAAAAAAAATAAATAATTATTTCAAAACTTTGCAGAGTGTAATTAAAGGCGGAGGTCAGCAATGA
- the fliI gene encoding flagellar protein export ATPase FliI, which translates to MSLVKKYKRALHNFDPIKVNGKVTDVTGLVIVSSGPNVSLGEICKVINSSGEEVCKAEVVGFKEGKVLSIALGEVQKISPACEIISSEKTFTIPVGEQLLGRIIDGLGNPIDGKGEIEYKSLRTLHREPPNPLERKRIKEPLQTGIRTIDGLLTVGKGQRIGIFAGSGVGKSVTLGMIARNTNADVNVITLIGERGREVREFIEKDLGQEGLKKSVVVVATSDKSALLRIKGAYIGTTIAEYFRDLGKDVVLMMDSVTRFAMAQREIGLTVGEPPTTKGYTPSVFAILPKLLERAGNTNKGSITGFYTVLVDGDDMTEPIADAVRSILDGHIVLSRKLANKGQYPAIDVLQSVSRVMPDIVDANHRKRAMSFNEILASYNEAEDLINIGAYVKGSNPQIDHAISKIGELRSFLKQDMMEKSTFEQSKNLLEKIIELPLS; encoded by the coding sequence ATGAGTTTAGTAAAAAAATATAAAAGAGCATTACACAACTTTGACCCAATTAAAGTTAACGGCAAAGTTACAGATGTTACAGGGCTGGTTATAGTTTCTTCCGGACCAAATGTATCCTTGGGTGAAATTTGCAAAGTCATAAACAGCAGCGGTGAGGAAGTGTGTAAAGCAGAAGTCGTAGGATTTAAAGAAGGCAAAGTGCTTTCAATTGCTTTAGGCGAGGTACAAAAAATTTCTCCAGCTTGTGAAATTATTTCATCAGAGAAAACATTTACTATACCTGTAGGTGAGCAGCTGCTTGGAAGAATTATTGACGGTCTCGGCAATCCAATTGATGGCAAAGGTGAAATTGAATATAAATCATTGCGAACATTACATAGGGAACCACCTAATCCTCTTGAAAGAAAAAGAATTAAAGAGCCTCTGCAGACCGGTATTAGAACAATAGATGGCCTGTTAACAGTAGGAAAAGGACAAAGAATTGGGATTTTTGCTGGGAGCGGTGTGGGCAAAAGCGTAACTCTTGGAATGATTGCAAGAAATACAAACGCAGATGTTAATGTAATTACTCTAATTGGAGAACGAGGCAGAGAAGTACGGGAATTCATTGAAAAAGACCTTGGCCAAGAAGGACTAAAAAAATCTGTTGTAGTTGTTGCAACCAGCGATAAATCAGCTTTGCTTAGAATTAAAGGTGCTTATATTGGAACTACCATTGCTGAATATTTCCGTGACTTGGGTAAAGATGTTGTTTTAATGATGGATTCGGTTACAAGATTTGCAATGGCTCAAAGGGAAATTGGTTTGACCGTTGGTGAGCCTCCAACTACAAAAGGCTATACGCCTTCTGTTTTTGCAATTCTGCCTAAACTGTTGGAAAGAGCCGGCAATACTAACAAAGGCTCAATTACCGGCTTTTATACTGTACTTGTTGACGGCGACGATATGACTGAACCTATTGCAGATGCAGTTCGTTCTATTTTAGATGGACATATAGTTCTTTCCAGAAAATTAGCAAACAAAGGTCAATATCCTGCGATTGATGTTCTTCAAAGTGTAAGTAGGGTGATGCCAGATATTGTTGATGCAAACCATAGGAAAAGAGCAATGAGTTTTAATGAAATACTTGCTTCTTATAACGAGGCTGAAGATTTGATAAATATCGGCGCTTACGTCAAAGGTAGTAATCCTCAAATAGATCATGCAATTTCAAAAATTGGTGAACTTAGAAGTTTCCTTAAGCAGGACATGATGGAAAAATCAACTTTCGAACAATCTAAAAATTTATTGGAAAAAATTATTGAACTTCCATTGAGTTAG
- a CDS encoding flagellar hook-length control protein FliK, with the protein MIMQFNPIFLFDANANSNTDQTKSKLVKPNYLFSDIIKINMDNLGMVDALPSPQNELANQNEMLSNLGFPLIGLVSSNVNEGMPLQKLQNEKSGTIGFVMPVDSSDVSSENLNSSTSVDAKETQTDIPLTFLIDFNQLLALLTQVKTDNSKETNSVSSNDFQSNNKFAFVKDFSLLADSNQLSVIIEKISSINGIDELKIHRLDTNFNGYQINKKPSVDDSLLNILNNQNANVEIVSNGLRFIIKSIDENKLPLEFERTYLGDTNNNVTDKSAELSQGVQLNSVTNMQDLSSKTTTQYANADNFSVQNKNFNINSNEKYFFIDVKPVNPINVNSSGSSAENILQNNFLVKNSKSESNNTPSKNINDVKQELNNYNDDIDIFFAKSEEKVDRKPVIFSLRNYDSLGVKVAAGENQNTVDLLNQFSTNNKNVIIAKNDIEQIGPNKTDENKLTAEPKRSEVNNVSDNASGKEITNKSNFEELSKFFKDAGSNKVNSLNDVKSQNTSLTEPKNFNNASSIIKNDLASNGGAEIVNTSLSEHSLPKNNDTLQQKNDISNVDKLDGASNTKKVIDTTKNSSFFEKFSDSNKNNNNTQSSNEKAFYIVDKMNNTLSVKPETLDSKLKGAVHIDNLIEELTKTLKNDDKKEIVLKLEPENLGKINISLEVHKNSISAKIQVENDLVKQLLKNNVELLQNALMENGLSVKNYSVTTNSEYKKSEQQNKSKRRMNVGKIESVRPSSVNIEIVKNMGYNTYDFIM; encoded by the coding sequence ATGATAATGCAATTTAATCCAATATTTCTTTTTGACGCTAATGCGAACAGCAATACCGACCAAACTAAATCTAAGTTGGTAAAGCCAAATTATTTGTTTAGCGATATAATTAAAATAAATATGGATAATTTGGGTATGGTCGATGCTTTGCCAAGTCCACAGAATGAACTTGCTAATCAAAATGAAATGTTGAGTAATCTTGGCTTCCCTTTGATTGGATTAGTTTCGTCAAATGTAAATGAAGGAATGCCTCTGCAAAAACTTCAAAACGAGAAAAGCGGCACAATTGGATTTGTAATGCCAGTTGATTCTTCGGATGTATCAAGTGAAAATTTGAACAGTTCAACTAGTGTTGATGCTAAAGAAACTCAGACTGACATTCCTCTTACTTTTCTAATTGATTTTAATCAACTTCTTGCACTTTTAACTCAAGTTAAGACAGACAATTCAAAAGAGACAAATTCTGTTAGCTCTAACGATTTTCAGTCAAATAATAAATTTGCTTTCGTTAAAGATTTTTCGCTTTTAGCTGATTCAAATCAACTTTCTGTTATAATTGAAAAAATAAGCAGCATTAATGGAATTGATGAACTAAAAATTCATCGGCTCGACACTAACTTTAATGGATATCAAATAAACAAGAAACCTTCAGTTGATGATAGTTTACTAAACATCCTTAACAATCAAAACGCTAACGTAGAAATTGTTTCTAATGGCTTAAGATTTATCATAAAATCTATTGATGAAAATAAATTGCCACTCGAATTTGAAAGAACTTACTTGGGAGATACTAACAACAATGTAACAGATAAATCGGCTGAGCTCTCACAAGGAGTTCAGCTTAATTCTGTTACGAATATGCAGGACTTATCTTCCAAAACTACTACTCAATATGCAAATGCTGATAATTTTTCTGTTCAGAATAAAAATTTTAATATTAATTCCAACGAGAAGTATTTTTTTATTGATGTTAAGCCAGTTAACCCGATTAATGTTAACTCTTCCGGCTCATCAGCAGAAAATATATTGCAAAATAATTTCTTGGTTAAAAACTCCAAGAGTGAATCTAATAATACTCCAAGTAAAAATATTAATGATGTTAAACAAGAACTTAACAATTACAATGATGATATCGACATATTTTTCGCTAAATCAGAAGAGAAAGTTGACCGTAAGCCAGTAATTTTTAGTTTAAGAAATTATGATTCTCTTGGAGTTAAAGTAGCTGCTGGTGAAAATCAAAACACTGTGGATTTATTGAATCAATTTTCTACTAACAATAAGAATGTAATTATTGCTAAAAATGATATTGAACAAATTGGTCCTAACAAAACTGATGAAAACAAATTAACAGCAGAACCAAAAAGAAGTGAGGTAAATAATGTAAGCGATAATGCCTCCGGAAAGGAAATAACTAATAAGTCAAATTTTGAAGAGTTGAGCAAATTTTTCAAGGATGCAGGCAGCAATAAGGTAAATTCATTGAATGATGTTAAGTCCCAAAACACTTCGCTTACAGAGCCTAAAAATTTTAATAATGCCAGTTCAATAATAAAAAACGATTTAGCTTCAAATGGTGGGGCAGAAATTGTAAACACCAGTTTATCTGAACACAGCTTACCAAAGAACAATGACACTTTACAACAAAAGAATGACATTAGCAATGTTGATAAATTAGATGGAGCCTCAAACACAAAGAAAGTAATTGACACAACTAAAAACTCGTCATTTTTCGAAAAATTTTCTGATTCGAATAAAAATAATAACAACACTCAAAGCAGCAATGAAAAAGCTTTTTATATAGTCGATAAGATGAATAATACTTTATCTGTAAAACCAGAAACTTTAGATTCCAAATTAAAAGGTGCTGTTCACATTGATAATCTTATTGAAGAATTGACAAAAACACTTAAGAACGACGATAAAAAAGAAATTGTTTTGAAACTTGAACCAGAAAATCTTGGCAAGATTAATATTTCTTTAGAGGTACATAAAAATTCGATAAGTGCTAAAATTCAAGTAGAAAACGATTTGGTTAAGCAGCTGTTAAAAAACAACGTTGAATTACTTCAAAATGCGTTAATGGAAAATGGGCTAAGCGTGAAAAATTACAGTGTAACAACAAATTCCGAGTATAAAAAATCCGAACAGCAGAACAAAAGTAAAAGAAGGATGAATGTTGGTAAAATTGAATCCGTCCGGCCAAGTTCGGTTAACATTGAAATTGTAAAAAATATGGGTTATAACACATACGATTTTATAATGTAG
- a CDS encoding MotE family protein, with translation MKYKIIYASIFFLAFLLVTGLIYWLNNQYTNIFQFDFSKRKIANRTIIHSAVNNTKTANAGISLSGSMDRKISPKIVTKYDTVFISSPLDEKLIDSLRIIRKMVQNLMNKTKEQQSNSDSAAVNSKKKDEEWLAKTAKLFEEMDPKKAAKIIQKYSDNESRQILYKIKKKQAAAILSELSPDVAKKYTESL, from the coding sequence ATGAAATATAAAATTATTTATGCAAGCATATTCTTTTTAGCATTTTTGCTGGTAACGGGTTTAATTTATTGGCTCAATAATCAGTACACAAATATTTTTCAGTTCGATTTTTCTAAGAGAAAAATTGCAAACAGAACCATTATCCATTCGGCAGTTAATAACACTAAAACTGCAAACGCTGGAATTTCTCTATCTGGTTCGATGGACAGAAAAATTTCTCCGAAAATTGTTACAAAGTACGATACAGTTTTTATTTCCTCGCCATTAGATGAAAAATTAATTGATTCATTGAGAATAATACGCAAAATGGTGCAAAACTTAATGAATAAAACTAAAGAACAGCAGTCTAACAGTGATTCGGCTGCCGTAAATAGTAAAAAAAAAGATGAAGAATGGTTAGCAAAGACAGCAAAATTGTTTGAAGAGATGGACCCTAAAAAAGCAGCTAAAATAATTCAAAAATATTCCGATAATGAATCGAGACAAATACTTTATAAGATAAAAAAGAAACAAGCTGCTGCAATTTTGTCTGAATTAAGTCCTGATGTGGCAAAAAAATATACTGAATCTTTATGA
- a CDS encoding FliH/SctL family protein, with product MSSVIKIQNKKKINIKKLDSVETDIIESKEKKEKDLIEAAFSEGFEKGYLKCKEELEKNYSEKIQKRMIELDNLLASINNIVKTYEDSFEKTVLEVSFLISEKIIKEKIDKNTPINEVLTQAMKKVIGANNVIIKINPSDYDKLHDESKAILSSTAYSKIKFETDDKIEPGGCLIETDIGNVDGRVSAQLKEIRRMLETINIVPEV from the coding sequence ATGTCTAGTGTAATCAAAATACAGAACAAGAAAAAAATTAATATAAAAAAATTAGACTCTGTAGAGACAGATATAATTGAATCAAAAGAAAAGAAAGAAAAAGACTTAATTGAAGCAGCTTTTTCGGAAGGTTTTGAAAAAGGCTATTTGAAGTGCAAAGAGGAACTGGAAAAAAATTATTCAGAAAAAATTCAAAAGAGAATGATAGAATTGGATAACTTATTGGCTAGCATTAATAATATAGTAAAAACATACGAAGACTCGTTTGAGAAAACTGTTTTGGAGGTTTCATTCTTAATTTCTGAAAAAATTATTAAGGAGAAGATAGATAAAAATACGCCTATAAATGAGGTGCTAACTCAAGCTATGAAAAAAGTAATAGGTGCAAATAATGTTATTATTAAAATTAACCCCAGCGATTATGATAAACTTCATGATGAAAGCAAAGCAATTTTAAGCAGTACTGCATATTCAAAAATAAAATTTGAAACTGATGATAAAATTGAACCCGGCGGATGTTTAATAGAAACAGATATCGGAAACGTGGATGGAAGAGTGAGTGCTCAATTAAAAGAAATTAGAAGAATGCTGGAAACTATAAACATTGTACCAGAAGTTTAA
- the flgC gene encoding flagellar basal body rod protein FlgC, which translates to MKIGDVFKAFEISAKGLAIQRKKMNLIAENIANSDTTRTKEGTPYKRQFLRVIQDEQASINNLNDAMPTITLKGTNENHIVNSQDQPQDLNGENTLGIDSQVEQDTTQGELVYMPGHPDADQNGYVQMPNVNIINEMVDMIEATRNYEANLTALNSSKQIVKDTLEI; encoded by the coding sequence ATGAAAATAGGTGATGTATTTAAAGCTTTTGAAATTAGTGCCAAAGGTCTAGCAATTCAACGAAAGAAAATGAATCTAATCGCAGAAAATATAGCTAATTCGGATACTACACGAACAAAAGAAGGGACGCCTTACAAAAGACAATTCTTAAGGGTAATTCAAGATGAACAAGCCTCCATTAATAATCTTAATGATGCAATGCCCACAATAACATTGAAAGGCACAAATGAGAATCATATTGTAAATTCTCAAGATCAACCGCAGGATTTAAACGGAGAAAATACTTTAGGCATAGACTCTCAAGTTGAACAAGATACAACACAAGGAGAATTAGTTTATATGCCTGGGCACCCGGATGCAGACCAAAACGGATATGTTCAAATGCCTAATGTTAACATTATTAATGAGATGGTCGACATGATTGAAGCAACCCGAAATTATGAAGCAAATCTAACTGCTCTTAATTCTTCAAAGCAAATTGTAAAAGATACATTGGAGATATAA